Proteins from one Cellulosilyticum lentocellum DSM 5427 genomic window:
- a CDS encoding AAA family ATPase — protein MILEDKHIDSTVACGLYGCTDTGQKLLVNCYDDMDFDKGLRYSKSIDYLSNKAKVGITHNPLTFERLSPFPMGIHRCNEDRSVLYITTNEWDLLTIAQVRPLEYNVIALIDNLDEYVSISNAFDFIHEFNRVVLINTSDTQRWLYEANKRICNDNVEVKTISLSYLRDCRSVNEFLVKYGEEATSDMLAALMTDLEDVSIPGVTDISSVKSEDKTKIRKYFTQIDMIDGKTGGLESGGLWLITGHTGNGKSEFAMQLSLSVVQQDGKVFYYAGEETKERFLSKLELKLADQKDIIKTPRKLYGGRYSAFDFDYSVTYETDHQIKKWLKNKYFIFDGQFKKNNLVDSVIEMLEGMHKEKGVTVFFLDNLMTLTCEIETQKLNSIQTELTNALVQFCKNYNVTVVLVAHPNKSSELDIQNKDVSGSFNVVNLASVVITVRRATAEEMQKAEAGGQHIYNSYISCTKDRPTGDTFRIGADFDTVNKIFIAGARPQYTWKPEQVEKIKQLIRQEKFPF, from the coding sequence ATGATTTTAGAAGATAAGCATATAGATAGTACCGTAGCTTGTGGTCTATATGGTTGTACGGATACAGGGCAAAAATTGCTTGTTAATTGCTATGATGATATGGATTTTGACAAAGGACTACGATATAGCAAGTCTATAGATTATCTTAGTAACAAAGCAAAGGTAGGTATAACGCACAACCCTTTGACATTTGAACGGCTTTCACCTTTCCCAATGGGAATACATAGGTGTAATGAAGATAGGAGTGTACTTTATATAACAACAAATGAGTGGGATTTATTAACCATAGCCCAAGTAAGACCACTTGAATACAACGTTATAGCTTTGATTGACAACTTAGATGAATATGTGTCTATAAGCAATGCATTTGATTTTATACACGAGTTTAACAGAGTGGTGTTAATTAATACATCCGACACTCAAAGATGGCTATACGAAGCAAATAAACGCATATGTAACGACAATGTAGAAGTTAAAACCATAAGTCTTAGCTACTTAAGAGACTGTAGGTCTGTAAATGAGTTTTTAGTCAAGTATGGTGAAGAAGCTACAAGTGATATGCTGGCAGCGTTAATGACTGATTTAGAAGATGTAAGTATACCTGGTGTAACTGATATATCGAGCGTGAAGTCAGAGGACAAGACTAAAATACGGAAGTATTTCACTCAAATAGACATGATAGATGGTAAAACAGGAGGCCTTGAAAGTGGTGGGTTATGGCTAATAACAGGACACACAGGAAATGGTAAAAGTGAATTTGCAATGCAGCTTAGTTTGAGTGTGGTACAGCAAGATGGAAAGGTGTTTTATTACGCTGGTGAAGAAACAAAGGAAAGGTTTTTAAGTAAGCTAGAGCTTAAGCTTGCAGACCAAAAAGACATAATTAAGACTCCAAGAAAACTGTATGGTGGAAGGTATTCAGCATTTGATTTTGATTACTCGGTTACATATGAAACAGATCATCAAATTAAGAAGTGGCTTAAAAACAAATACTTTATATTTGATGGTCAATTCAAAAAAAACAATCTAGTAGACAGCGTAATTGAAATGCTAGAGGGTATGCATAAAGAAAAAGGTGTAACAGTATTTTTCCTAGACAACCTTATGACTTTAACATGCGAAATAGAAACCCAAAAACTCAATTCCATACAAACAGAATTAACCAATGCTCTTGTACAGTTTTGTAAAAACTACAATGTTACAGTTGTATTAGTAGCACATCCTAACAAGTCTAGCGAACTAGACATACAGAATAAAGACGTATCAGGATCATTTAACGTAGTAAACCTAGCTAGTGTAGTAATTACAGTTAGAAGGGCAACAGCCGAGGAAATGCAAAAGGCAGAAGCTGGTGGACAACATATTTATAACAGTTATATTAGCTGTACAAAGGATAGACCTACAGGAGACACATTTAGAATCGGAGCTGATTTCGATACTGTTAATAAAATATTTATAGCAGGCGCTAGGCCACAATACACTTGGAAACCAGAGCAAGTGGAAAAGATTAAACAACTAATAAGACAGGAAAAATTTCCATTTTAA
- a CDS encoding ERCC4 domain-containing protein — MYRYTDKEITEIIKSAKVVVDTREQKCDHILKYFDSKKIPYVREKLEYGDFTLKVEAPSVARDFYFGDILTIERKANLNELSGNLAHERERMIKEFSRVRGQLILLIENATYDDIVNHNYTTQYKPKSFIATLKTFENRFGFSTHYQKDSKYTGHYIYQTLIYALRNKLKEGAF; from the coding sequence TTGTACAGATATACAGACAAGGAAATTACAGAAATAATCAAGTCTGCCAAGGTTGTGGTAGATACTAGAGAGCAGAAATGCGATCACATACTGAAATACTTTGACAGCAAGAAGATACCATATGTAAGAGAAAAGCTAGAATACGGTGATTTTACGCTTAAGGTAGAAGCTCCTAGCGTAGCACGTGACTTTTACTTTGGTGACATATTAACTATAGAGCGCAAGGCTAATCTAAACGAATTAAGCGGGAATTTAGCGCATGAGCGTGAACGCATGATTAAAGAGTTTAGCAGAGTACGAGGACAGCTAATATTGCTGATTGAGAACGCTACATATGATGACATAGTTAATCATAACTACACAACACAGTATAAGCCTAAAAGCTTTATAGCTACTCTTAAGACATTTGAGAATAGGTTTGGGTTTAGTACCCACTATCAAAAAGACAGCAAGTATACAGGACATTACATATATCAGACATTGATTTATGCTTTAAGGAACAAATTGAAAGAGGGGGCGTTTTAG
- a CDS encoding single-stranded DNA-binding protein, with the protein MNNVVLKGRLTKDVELRYTQASEPKAYCMFGLAVNRMKQGECDFINCKAWGKTAEFIGQYFKKGQEILLQGRIEVSTQDTDGVKKTFTNVVAERVEFCGSKGDNQASNTDGSAGFTPTNFDEDDDLPF; encoded by the coding sequence ATGAACAATGTTGTTTTAAAAGGTAGACTTACAAAAGATGTAGAACTTAGATATACACAAGCTTCAGAGCCTAAGGCTTATTGTATGTTTGGACTAGCTGTGAACCGTATGAAGCAAGGTGAATGTGACTTTATTAACTGCAAAGCATGGGGCAAGACAGCAGAGTTTATTGGCCAGTACTTCAAAAAAGGTCAAGAAATACTTTTACAGGGGCGCATTGAAGTTAGTACACAAGACACAGATGGAGTAAAGAAAACTTTTACTAATGTAGTAGCTGAAAGAGTGGAGTTTTGTGGTAGCAAAGGAGATAATCAAGCATCTAATACAGATGGCTCAGCAGGCTTTACACCTACTAACTTTGACGAGGACGACGACTTACCATTCTAG
- a CDS encoding DUF444 family protein produces MNKSKVVLINIMDVSGSVGQTKKNMAKLYMDTYKGFLSGNYETVESRFVAHTTVAKEVSENDLFYRGESGGTYISSGYEKALEIVKEYDTDNYDIQVLQFSDGDNWGENNDESVKLLNELCQNTGLVQYLEIRKSTYTSTIMSRYQEISKDNLYLGKISRLDDVFDRLKETTKLESKMVKQEWSKWSDCYTDFQYREKGKLIECKFNDGIHTFAKCLPEDEFNLQTGLEICSKKYQLKKLEKELRQF; encoded by the coding sequence ATGAATAAATCAAAAGTAGTGTTGATTAATATTATGGATGTAAGTGGAAGTGTAGGGCAGACAAAAAAGAATATGGCTAAATTGTATATGGATACATACAAGGGATTTTTAAGTGGTAATTATGAAACTGTGGAATCAAGATTTGTAGCTCATACAACGGTAGCTAAAGAGGTGAGTGAAAATGACCTTTTCTATAGAGGGGAAAGTGGTGGAACGTACATCAGTAGTGGTTATGAAAAAGCTTTAGAAATTGTAAAAGAATATGATACTGATAATTATGATATTCAAGTGTTGCAGTTCTCAGATGGTGATAACTGGGGAGAAAATAATGATGAATCAGTAAAATTGTTAAATGAGTTATGTCAAAACACTGGGTTAGTACAATATCTTGAAATAAGAAAGAGTACATACACGTCTACGATCATGAGTAGATACCAGGAAATTAGTAAAGATAATTTGTATTTAGGAAAGATAAGCCGTTTAGATGATGTATTTGATAGGTTAAAAGAAACAACTAAACTGGAATCAAAAATGGTAAAACAGGAATGGTCTAAATGGAGTGACTGTTACACCGACTTCCAATATAGGGAAAAAGGAAAACTTATCGAATGTAAATTCAACGATGGAATACATACTTTTGCTAAATGCTTACCAGAAGATGAATTTAATTTACAAACTGGACTTGAAATCTGTAGTAAAAAGTATCAGCTTAAAAAACTGGAAAAAGAGCTCAGGCAGTTTTAG
- a CDS encoding DNA cytosine methyltransferase: MKRDIILSLFDLTGNWSKPYRENGFEVIQVELQMGIDILDWKYHLIPKERVYGILAACPCTDFSLSGARHFARKDADGTTAKSIELVKKTMEIVEYFKPKFWVIENPMSRIHKLNPELGEVKFKFNPCDFAGYLEGEEQDENRYNKMTWLWGEFNTPVTKRIEPFFKESPMWTRTSATGKKFRNANDRSATPMGFAWAFYEANH, encoded by the coding sequence ATGAAGAGAGATATAATTTTAAGCTTATTTGACTTAACAGGGAACTGGAGTAAACCTTACAGAGAAAATGGATTTGAGGTTATCCAAGTAGAGTTACAAATGGGTATAGACATACTTGATTGGAAGTATCATCTTATACCTAAAGAAAGAGTGTATGGTATTTTAGCAGCTTGTCCCTGTACAGACTTTTCATTAAGTGGTGCAAGGCATTTTGCTAGAAAGGATGCAGATGGGACTACAGCAAAAAGCATTGAATTAGTAAAGAAAACAATGGAGATAGTAGAATACTTTAAGCCTAAGTTTTGGGTTATAGAAAACCCAATGAGTAGGATACACAAACTTAACCCAGAGCTAGGAGAGGTTAAATTCAAATTCAATCCATGTGATTTTGCAGGATATTTAGAGGGCGAAGAACAAGATGAAAATAGATACAATAAAATGACATGGCTTTGGGGTGAGTTTAATACACCAGTAACTAAAAGAATTGAACCATTTTTTAAAGAATCTCCAATGTGGACAAGAACTAGTGCTACAGGCAAGAAATTTAGAAATGCAAACGACAGATCAGCTACTCCTATGGGGTTTGCCTGGGCATTTTATGAAGCAAATCATTAA
- a CDS encoding HNH endonuclease signature motif containing protein: protein MTKKVWLFDPFTAERKLTDLNTVAGITGRTINSVRGSIGCKLKILNCYLLELDTPLSAFRELLAKQIIPDEVWRDIPNSLWQVSSYGRYRSYLRCQPDRCVYRLPFYGTKSTSQTMAIKINGKRQEFRAQEWVYKLFVGEVPKGHVIYHKDGNKANNRVENLGVIKRSKLMQIQCTPVRAVEVQQIDLDTGEILAEYSTLRKAAKANYTDTKTLRDAAKKERPAIGFMWKIDQEKSII, encoded by the coding sequence ATGACTAAGAAAGTATGGTTATTTGATCCGTTTACAGCTGAAAGAAAGCTTACTGATTTGAATACTGTAGCCGGAATTACTGGCAGAACAATAAATTCCGTGAGAGGTTCCATAGGATGCAAGCTTAAGATTTTAAACTGTTACTTATTAGAATTAGATACACCACTAAGCGCGTTTAGAGAGTTATTAGCAAAACAGATTATACCTGATGAAGTTTGGAGAGATATCCCCAACAGTTTGTGGCAGGTGAGTAGCTATGGCAGATATAGATCGTATCTAAGATGTCAGCCCGATAGATGTGTTTATAGACTACCTTTCTATGGAACAAAAAGCACAAGTCAGACTATGGCAATTAAGATTAATGGAAAAAGGCAAGAATTTAGAGCTCAAGAATGGGTATATAAGCTATTTGTTGGAGAAGTTCCTAAAGGACATGTTATTTATCATAAAGATGGCAACAAAGCAAATAATAGGGTTGAAAATCTAGGTGTCATAAAAAGAAGTAAGCTTATGCAAATACAGTGTACTCCGGTAAGAGCAGTAGAAGTTCAACAGATAGACTTAGATACTGGAGAAATACTTGCAGAGTATAGCACATTAAGGAAAGCAGCCAAGGCCAATTATACAGATACAAAAACTTTAAGAGATGCAGCCAAGAAGGAAAGGCCTGCGATAGGCTTCATGTGGAAAATAGACCAAGAAAAAAGCATTATTTAA